One window of Helicobacter winghamensis ATCC BAA-430 genomic DNA carries:
- the yedE gene encoding YedE family putative selenium transporter — translation MKLAIWPILAGIALGVLAPVLVYFGNPGNMGMCAACFTRDIAGALNLHQAGIVQYIRPEVIGLVFGALLAAFLFKEFRPRAGSAPIVRFALGIFAMIGALVFLGCPWRMWLRLSAGDWSAIAGVFGLVFGILIGVFFLKRGFSLGRNRPASKIVGFTFPIFMLGLLGLLTWGLLDPNAPVKFSQNGPGSMHAPLIISLIAGLFLGAIFQKSRFCMIAAVRDTVLLRDTHILQGVIALVVAAFFTNLALGLFNPGFTGQPIAHNDALWNFLGMALAGIAFTLAGGCPGRQLILSGEGDGDAGVFIMGLLVGAAFAHNFALASSPAGISANAPIAVIAGFIFCLLVAAFAREKR, via the coding sequence ATGAAGTTGGCAATTTGGCCGATTCTTGCAGGGATTGCACTTGGAGTCCTAGCACCTGTTTTGGTGTATTTTGGCAATCCGGGCAATATGGGTATGTGTGCAGCGTGCTTTACACGCGATATTGCAGGAGCTTTAAACTTGCATCAAGCAGGCATTGTGCAATACATTCGCCCTGAAGTGATTGGGTTAGTTTTTGGTGCGCTTCTTGCTGCCTTTCTTTTTAAAGAATTTCGCCCGCGTGCAGGTTCAGCACCGATTGTGCGTTTTGCGCTTGGGATCTTTGCGATGATTGGCGCACTTGTATTTTTAGGCTGTCCTTGGAGAATGTGGCTGCGTTTAAGCGCGGGAGATTGGAGTGCCATTGCAGGTGTATTTGGGCTTGTGTTTGGAATCTTAATTGGAGTCTTTTTCTTAAAACGCGGATTCTCTCTTGGGCGTAATCGCCCAGCAAGCAAAATCGTAGGATTTACATTTCCTATCTTTATGTTAGGGCTTTTAGGGCTTTTAACTTGGGGTTTGCTTGATCCAAATGCTCCAGTTAAATTTTCACAAAACGGACCAGGCTCTATGCACGCACCACTTATAATCTCACTCATTGCAGGATTATTCTTGGGTGCCATTTTTCAAAAAAGTCGCTTCTGCATGATTGCAGCGGTGCGTGATACCGTTCTTTTGCGCGATACGCATATTCTACAAGGTGTGATTGCACTTGTAGTTGCGGCATTTTTTACCAATCTTGCGCTAGGCTTATTTAATCCTGGTTTTACAGGACAGCCTATTGCTCATAACGATGCACTTTGGAATTTCTTAGGAATGGCACTTGCAGGAATTGCCTTTACACTTGCTGGAGGTTGCCCAGGAAGACAACTAATCTTAAGCGGCGAGGGTGATGGTGATGCAGGAGTATTTATTATGGGATTGCTTGTTGGAGCAGCTTTTGCACATAACTTTGCTCTTGCAAGCTCCCCAGCTGGAATTAGTGCAAATGCACCTATTGCAGTGATTGCTGGATTTATTTTTTGTTTGCTTGTTGCAGCTTTTGCTAGAGAAAAACGCTAA
- a CDS encoding thioredoxin family protein, with protein sequence MLEKLTKDSYQNAIKEGVCMVAVGAPWCPDCRKIEPIIGMLMQEYGEKVKFFAVMADEEETLKEELGVRRIPTLIFYKNGAEVGERLVEPNSKPLIENAIKTALEA encoded by the coding sequence ATGTTAGAAAAATTAACAAAAGATTCTTATCAAAACGCAATTAAAGAAGGCGTATGTATGGTGGCAGTAGGTGCGCCTTGGTGTCCAGATTGTCGCAAAATTGAACCTATTATTGGAATGCTTATGCAAGAATATGGGGAAAAAGTCAAATTCTTTGCTGTAATGGCAGATGAAGAAGAAACTTTAAAAGAAGAACTAGGCGTGCGTAGAATCCCAACGCTGATTTTTTACAAAAACGGCGCAGAAGTTGGCGAACGCTTAGTTGAGCCAAACTCTAAACCCCTAATTGAAAATGCTATCAAAACAGCACTAGAAGCGTGA
- a CDS encoding sulfurtransferase TusA family protein, which translates to MVELDVRGLSCPEPVLNLKPLLEKGESVIRVLCNCGASSDNIRRLAAQHGYNVKAETENGEDLEFILKK; encoded by the coding sequence ATGGTAGAACTTGATGTGCGCGGGCTTAGCTGCCCAGAACCTGTGTTAAATCTAAAGCCTTTATTGGAAAAAGGCGAAAGTGTAATTAGGGTGCTCTGCAATTGTGGAGCAAGTAGCGATAATATCCGCCGTTTAGCAGCACAGCACGGCTACAATGTGAAAGCTGAAACTGAAAATGGTGAAGATTTAGAATTTATTTTAAAAAAATAA
- a CDS encoding YqaA family protein, whose product MESLFGLFLVCFLASSLYPLGSEAFVVGFLAFEYAWFWVWIVATLGNTLGSLTTYGVGYFGDSYCAKHFKNPRFQAMRARIYRYKVGIQNYGFLYALLTFLPILGDVFALALGVYRYSFIKVFVFITIGKGARYLALIAMYDKYQQVF is encoded by the coding sequence GTGGAATCGCTTTTTGGGCTATTTTTAGTCTGTTTTCTTGCAAGTAGTCTCTATCCGTTAGGCTCTGAAGCTTTTGTGGTAGGCTTTTTAGCATTTGAGTATGCGTGGTTTTGGGTGTGGATTGTAGCGACACTTGGAAACACATTAGGTTCATTAACCACTTATGGAGTCGGATATTTTGGAGATTCGTATTGTGCGAAACATTTCAAAAATCCACGCTTTCAAGCTATGAGAGCGAGAATTTATCGCTACAAAGTTGGAATCCAAAATTACGGATTCCTTTATGCGCTTTTGACTTTTTTACCGATTTTGGGAGATGTATTTGCTCTAGCTTTGGGAGTGTATCGTTATTCTTTTATAAAAGTGTTTGTGTTTATTACCATAGGGAAGGGTGCGCGGTATTTGGCATTAATTGCAATGTATGATAAATATCAGCAAGTCTTTTGA
- a CDS encoding LTA synthase family protein, which produces MNVENYRFSSIESLNAIALNPIMAFAWAHKNYKEESLGVLAPVDEKLMESFLPHFPLFSKTPENPLVREKKPHIMVNLMESFGSNMLAFHNDNLDLLGNLQPHIKQDFFWEKFLPYENGTAPSLSFLFFGSPINLTKSNYNKHYLPHSPIETYKKQGYKVVFLTSGNRSWYAMGDFMLTQGVDSIVDEIILKKLYPESIKTSNSYGVLDEFMYRAAFELLKDATQPLLILALTTSNHPPYPNIEKTISENAIPQELHNRIRKNKVALVNTYAYANNAFGEFLDSIKQSPLKDKVIIAATGDHRVRDITSNASKEKALSFGVPFYLYAPKNYQHNIHYNPNYIGSHKDIFATLFALSLDSVEYLNLGGKNLLSKESAENFGYNISVSIDNNGIYPKGAKEGYGFANTHNLLDDNKAFASNKSEFITLYEKYLDYQFHYRLINLKNKMKF; this is translated from the coding sequence ATGAATGTTGAAAACTATCGCTTCTCTAGCATTGAATCCCTAAATGCTATTGCACTAAATCCCATAATGGCGTTTGCTTGGGCGCATAAAAATTACAAAGAAGAATCGCTTGGAGTCTTAGCCCCTGTTGATGAAAAACTTATGGAATCCTTTTTGCCCCATTTTCCACTTTTTTCTAAAACGCCTGAAAATCCGCTTGTAAGGGAGAAAAAGCCCCATATTATGGTAAATCTTATGGAATCTTTTGGAAGTAATATGCTAGCCTTTCACAATGATAACTTAGATTTACTAGGTAACCTACAACCACATATTAAACAAGACTTCTTTTGGGAGAAATTTTTACCTTATGAAAACGGAACTGCACCAAGCCTTTCATTTTTATTTTTTGGCTCTCCTATTAATCTTACAAAATCTAATTACAACAAACACTATCTCCCACACTCTCCTATTGAAACTTACAAGAAGCAAGGTTATAAGGTTGTTTTTCTAACCTCTGGCAACCGCTCTTGGTATGCGATGGGAGATTTTATGCTAACTCAAGGTGTAGATTCCATTGTTGATGAGATTATTTTAAAGAAACTTTATCCAGAATCTATAAAAACTAGCAATTCTTATGGAGTCTTAGATGAGTTTATGTATCGTGCCGCTTTTGAACTCTTAAAAGACGCCACGCAACCCCTTTTAATTTTAGCACTAACCACAAGCAACCACCCACCTTATCCTAATATAGAAAAAACCATTAGCGAAAATGCAATCCCACAAGAGCTACACAATCGCATACGCAAAAACAAAGTCGCCTTAGTAAATACCTATGCTTATGCTAACAATGCTTTTGGAGAGTTTTTAGATTCCATTAAACAAAGCCCATTAAAAGATAAGGTAATCATCGCCGCCACAGGAGATCACAGAGTGCGCGATATAACAAGCAATGCAAGCAAAGAAAAAGCCTTGAGTTTTGGCGTGCCTTTTTATCTTTATGCGCCTAAAAACTACCAGCACAATATCCACTATAACCCTAATTATATCGGCTCGCACAAGGATATTTTTGCCACACTCTTTGCGCTTTCTTTAGATTCTGTGGAGTATTTAAATCTAGGGGGCAAAAATCTCTTAAGTAAAGAGAGTGCAGAAAACTTTGGCTACAATATATCAGTATCTATTGATAATAATGGAATCTATCCTAAAGGCGCAAAAGAGGGCTATGGCTTTGCAAACACGCATAATTTATTAGACGATAATAAAGCGTTTGCTTCCAACAAAAGTGAGTTTATCACACTTTATGAAAAATATTTAGATTATCAATTCCACTATCGGTTGATTAATCTAAAAAACAAAATGAAATTTTAA
- a CDS encoding ATP-binding protein: MQYLIDFLRVSSINKAKIYPFLKCSKEEALILRHLCREFLRGEHEVVCLDVINALFAPKDEIEVLQYLPFFKNLLDTGWIAQHIFLKTLNQEELLLELLNMTISLSASFLKLVEEGGINPKLPKIAPYSDHLEYLKDQFACIELLHSLSPHKKDNHSSPLLKKGMQKYKLLQDRIQGRLELTKEKLGLESLCKEYGLNPQEKVIFLALIREEYLGKESEGRELGTLINLVSMNDYERMKNRALLDDRSRLVEKGLVDYDEILNPFGGVSRTFFIPDGVLKKITHPQTQGAKERISLESLVKEQDIFDFVRPRETLNEVVLSPSTKATLEVLLKQMDSKVLQRLKDWGIKDKRRGIDAKIIFYGAAGTGKTMTALALAKSLKKPVLSFDCSKILSMYVGESEKNVRKIFESYKELCTTSKQTPILLLDEADQFLSTRTTSGSGADKMHNQMQNIFLEQIEKFDGILIATTNLLETLDTAFSRRFNYKIEFKRPNFDERMRLWEKLLPKNAPFTKEFNLKKLAEFNLSGGQIALVVKNTAYNIASVKKPEFSTQSFLDEIKRELKSNFDGAREMGFHI, translated from the coding sequence GTGCAGTATTTGATTGATTTTTTACGAGTAAGTAGTATTAATAAGGCAAAGATTTATCCTTTTTTAAAGTGTAGCAAAGAGGAAGCTTTGATTTTGCGCCATTTATGCAGAGAGTTTTTAAGGGGCGAACACGAAGTTGTCTGTCTTGATGTGATTAACGCGCTTTTTGCACCAAAAGATGAAATAGAAGTTTTACAATATTTGCCATTTTTTAAAAATTTATTGGATACAGGTTGGATTGCACAACACATTTTTTTAAAAACTTTGAATCAAGAAGAATTGCTTTTAGAGCTTTTAAATATGACAATCTCCTTGAGCGCGAGTTTTTTAAAACTCGTTGAAGAAGGTGGGATTAACCCAAAACTTCCTAAAATTGCTCCTTATAGCGATCATTTAGAATATTTAAAGGATCAGTTTGCTTGTATTGAGTTGTTACATAGCTTAAGCCCACACAAAAAAGACAATCACTCATCGCCACTTTTAAAAAAAGGAATGCAAAAATACAAGCTTTTGCAAGATAGGATTCAAGGGCGTTTAGAGCTAACAAAAGAAAAGTTGGGTTTGGAGAGTTTATGTAAAGAATATGGCTTAAATCCACAAGAAAAAGTTATTTTTTTGGCGCTTATTAGAGAAGAGTATTTAGGAAAAGAGAGTGAAGGTAGGGAGCTTGGCACACTTATAAATCTTGTTAGTATGAATGATTATGAGAGAATGAAAAATCGCGCCCTTTTAGACGATAGAAGTCGTTTGGTGGAAAAAGGACTTGTGGATTATGATGAGATTTTAAATCCTTTTGGGGGAGTTAGCCGAACATTTTTTATCCCAGATGGTGTGCTAAAAAAAATCACACATCCCCAAACACAAGGTGCAAAAGAGCGCATTAGTCTAGAATCGCTTGTTAAAGAACAAGATATTTTTGATTTTGTTCGTCCGAGGGAAACTTTAAATGAAGTTGTCCTAAGCCCTAGCACAAAAGCAACGCTTGAAGTGTTACTTAAGCAAATGGATTCTAAAGTGCTGCAACGCTTAAAAGACTGGGGGATTAAGGACAAAAGGCGTGGGATTGATGCAAAAATTATTTTTTATGGCGCAGCAGGCACTGGCAAAACAATGACAGCTCTTGCGCTTGCAAAATCACTTAAAAAGCCTGTGTTAAGTTTTGATTGCTCTAAGATTTTATCAATGTATGTAGGTGAGAGTGAAAAAAATGTGCGTAAGATTTTTGAATCTTATAAAGAGTTATGCACAACTTCTAAGCAAACACCTATTTTGTTGCTAGATGAAGCCGATCAATTCTTAAGCACACGCACCACAAGTGGAAGTGGGGCGGATAAAATGCACAATCAAATGCAAAACATTTTTTTAGAACAAATTGAAAAATTTGATGGAATCTTAATTGCCACAACAAATTTGCTAGAAACACTTGATACGGCGTTTTCTAGGAGATTTAATTATAAGATTGAATTTAAGCGACCAAATTTTGATGAGAGAATGCGCTTGTGGGAGAAGCTACTCCCCAAAAATGCTCCTTTTACTAAGGAATTTAATCTCAAAAAACTTGCGGAGTTTAATCTAAGTGGGGGGCAAATCGCACTTGTTGTAAAAAATACTGCTTATAATATTGCAAGTGTTAAAAAGCCAGAATTTAGCACACAGAGTTTTTTAGATGAAATTAAGCGTGAATTGAAGTCTAATTTTGATGGAGCGCGCGAAATGGGATTCCATATTTGA
- a CDS encoding DUF3343 domain-containing protein: MAKPNIEGYVLVYTTSSAFESESILQNLGIPIKLVPTPREFSSDCGIAIWFQCEDETVIKDTLDSANIEYEIAKK; this comes from the coding sequence ATGGCAAAACCAAACATTGAGGGCTATGTTTTAGTCTATACCACTTCTAGCGCATTTGAAAGTGAAAGTATCTTGCAAAATCTAGGAATCCCTATTAAACTTGTGCCTACACCTAGAGAGTTTTCAAGTGATTGCGGGATTGCCATTTGGTTTCAATGCGAAGATGAAACCGTAATTAAAGATACTTTAGATTCCGCTAACATTGAATATGAAATCGCAAAAAAATGA
- a CDS encoding sodium-dependent transporter has protein sequence MTRFSKMGFVLSTAGSAIGLGGIWGFPYLVGQNGGFAFVLVFVLAFLIFGVSVFIVEMLFGRASGQNAVSTFESFAPKGLGFLKYGGFMMISGVLIFAFYAVVLGWLVHYMFLSLFGMPTTLEDTKNLWGNFASSQILWQMLWHFLVVVLCAYILNRGVKAGIEKLNLVLMPMLLFIFLGLLGYAMLQDGFLEAFKFLFQPDFNKINSEVVVKAIGQAFFALSLGVGVILTYSNSLPKHGNFVRFAVIVALLNFFFCLVAGLVIFTFIFGYGAEPAEGPGLVFVSLPLIFANMGISGQVIAFLFFVALIFAGITSAVSMLEPLNSYLIERYTMKRRNANLISVLCAYMLGVVVLLSNTEAFSADLTFFGKNLFDWFVYITSSFMLPLAGVFMCVYMGWILPKERVYAMSEGHLKGIYFEAWYAVIRYIAPLGILVAMASLI, from the coding sequence ATGACAAGATTTTCTAAAATGGGATTTGTGCTCTCCACAGCTGGAAGTGCGATTGGGCTTGGTGGAATTTGGGGCTTTCCTTATTTGGTTGGGCAAAATGGTGGCTTTGCCTTTGTGCTTGTGTTTGTGTTAGCATTTTTAATCTTTGGTGTGAGTGTGTTTATTGTGGAAATGCTTTTTGGTAGAGCAAGTGGGCAAAATGCAGTAAGCACCTTTGAATCTTTCGCTCCAAAAGGATTAGGTTTTTTAAAATATGGCGGCTTTATGATGATTTCTGGTGTGTTGATTTTTGCATTTTATGCGGTAGTTTTGGGTTGGCTTGTGCATTATATGTTTTTAAGCCTTTTTGGAATGCCAACGACACTAGAAGATACAAAAAACTTATGGGGCAATTTCGCATCTAGTCAGATTTTATGGCAAATGTTGTGGCATTTTTTAGTTGTGGTGTTGTGCGCTTATATCTTAAATCGTGGCGTGAAAGCTGGGATTGAGAAGTTAAATCTAGTCTTAATGCCTATGTTATTGTTTATTTTTCTAGGGTTACTTGGGTATGCAATGCTTCAAGATGGATTTTTAGAAGCCTTTAAATTCCTATTCCAACCTGATTTTAACAAAATCAATTCAGAAGTTGTAGTAAAGGCGATAGGACAGGCATTTTTTGCATTATCTTTGGGAGTTGGAGTGATTTTGACTTATTCAAATTCATTGCCAAAACACGGGAATTTTGTGCGTTTTGCGGTGATTGTTGCCTTGCTTAATTTCTTTTTCTGCCTGGTTGCTGGGCTTGTGATTTTTACTTTTATTTTTGGTTATGGAGCAGAACCAGCAGAAGGTCCTGGACTTGTATTTGTTTCTTTGCCGTTAATTTTTGCAAATATGGGCATTAGCGGGCAAGTGATTGCGTTTTTATTTTTTGTGGCTTTAATCTTTGCTGGGATTACTTCGGCAGTTTCTATGCTAGAGCCATTAAATAGCTATTTAATTGAGAGATATACAATGAAGCGTAGAAATGCAAATTTAATCAGTGTGCTTTGTGCGTATATGCTAGGCGTGGTTGTGTTACTTAGCAATACGGAAGCATTTTCTGCGGATTTAACATTTTTTGGTAAGAATCTTTTTGATTGGTTTGTGTATATTACAAGTTCTTTTATGCTTCCACTTGCTGGTGTGTTTATGTGTGTTTATATGGGGTGGATTTTACCAAAAGAACGCGTGTATGCAATGAGTGAAGGACATTTAAAAGGAATCTATTTTGAAGCTTGGTATGCAGTGATTCGTTACATTGCGCCACTTGGAATTTTAGTTGCAATGGCAAGTTTAATTTAA
- a CDS encoding aminotransferase class V-fold PLP-dependent enzyme: MQDFQKYIYLDNAATTFPKAPGVKEAVNVFLENLGASPGRSGHTLSIKSGRILFQTRKALADLLGLKDPKRVIFTLNATMAINTLLQGFLKPNDIVVTTQMEHNAIKRPLNALKATLGIKVREIPCNSTHTLDLQSAKELLKGAKLLACTHINNVSGAMIPIEELAKIAHTNGAKVLLDGAQSVGCVPMQEIMHQVDFLALSAHKGLLSPMGVGALLLSDSFDFSELSPLVFGGSGSASEEEMQPNFLPDKFESGTHNMHGIAGLKAGLDWIAKQDVKKIHAYELHLRNALITGLSGTDNIKIYHTQGDSSGVLSINITNRLLSEAGMRLSNEYGICVRIGLHCSPSSHKTLGSFASGGTIRLSPGIFTTEDEIETTIQALRQIAKHSQG; the protein is encoded by the coding sequence ATGCAAGATTTCCAAAAATACATTTATTTAGATAATGCAGCGACAACCTTCCCTAAAGCACCGGGTGTTAAAGAAGCTGTTAATGTATTTTTAGAAAACTTGGGGGCAAGCCCAGGTAGAAGCGGGCATACACTATCTATTAAATCAGGAAGGATTCTTTTTCAAACACGCAAGGCTCTAGCAGATCTTCTAGGCTTAAAAGATCCTAAACGCGTTATTTTTACGCTCAATGCAACAATGGCAATCAATACTCTTTTACAAGGTTTTTTAAAGCCTAATGATATTGTTGTTACCACACAAATGGAACACAATGCTATTAAACGCCCATTAAATGCACTTAAAGCCACTCTTGGCATAAAAGTGCGTGAGATCCCTTGCAATAGCACACATACACTAGATTTACAAAGCGCAAAAGAGTTGCTAAAGGGAGCAAAGCTTCTTGCTTGCACACATATTAATAATGTTAGTGGAGCAATGATTCCTATTGAAGAGCTTGCAAAAATCGCTCACACAAATGGCGCAAAAGTCTTGCTAGATGGCGCACAAAGTGTCGGATGCGTGCCTATGCAAGAGATAATGCACCAAGTCGATTTTCTAGCACTTAGCGCGCACAAAGGGCTTCTTTCTCCTATGGGAGTGGGGGCGCTTTTGCTTAGTGATTCCTTTGATTTTAGCGAGCTTTCTCCACTTGTTTTTGGGGGAAGTGGAAGTGCTAGCGAAGAAGAGATGCAGCCTAACTTTTTACCAGATAAATTTGAAAGCGGCACACACAATATGCACGGAATTGCTGGATTAAAAGCGGGTTTAGATTGGATAGCAAAGCAAGATGTAAAGAAAATCCACGCATATGAGCTGCATTTAAGAAATGCTTTAATTACAGGTTTAAGTGGCACGGATAATATTAAAATCTACCATACACAAGGCGATAGCAGTGGAGTGTTATCTATCAATATTACAAACCGCTTGCTTTCAGAAGCGGGAATGCGTTTAAGCAATGAATATGGGATCTGTGTACGCATAGGGCTACACTGCTCACCTTCTAGCCATAAAACTCTAGGAAGCTTCGCAAGCGGTGGCACAATTCGTCTAAGTCCCGGAATTTTTACCACAGAAGATGAGATTGAAACCACAATCCAAGCATTACGCCAAATTGCAAAACATTCACAAGGATAA
- the aspS gene encoding aspartate--tRNA ligase, which translates to MRSHYCADLGEQNIGEVVSLCGWCNTYRDHGGVVFIDLRDRSGLVQLVFDPKDCQEAHKIASEVRDEYVLIAKGKVRRRGEGLENPKLKTGKIEVLVESLVVENKSLTPPIAVGDESVGEDVRLKYRYLDLRNPRLQEIFITRSKVTQATRNTLSDLGFLEVETPILTKATPEGARDYLVPSRVHHGEFYALPQSPQLFKQLLMVSGFDRYFQIAKCFRDEDLRLDRQPEFTQIDLEMSFCNADDVMGVAEAVLKSIFNACGITIATPFERYSYKEVMESYGSDKPDLRFDLPFVEVGDLFVDSSNDIFASIAKDPKKNRFKALCVKGGDTFFSRKTLGEAEEFVRKFGAKGLAYIQIKEEGAKGPLVKFISEANLKILLERAGASVGDIIFFGAGEKKIVWDYMGRLRQKIAQDMDLIDKNAYKFLWVVDFPMFERNDDGSISALHHPFTMPSNLEVEDLEEINSVAYDVVLNGFEIGGGSIRIHKQEIQSRVFDLLGISKEEAQDKFSFLLEALQFGAPPHGGLAFGLDRIIMLLCKAHSIRDVIAFPKTQKATCPLTDAPSVANEEQLRELHIRVRETKR; encoded by the coding sequence ATGAGAAGCCATTATTGCGCGGATTTAGGCGAGCAAAATATTGGAGAAGTGGTAAGTTTATGTGGTTGGTGTAATACTTACCGCGATCACGGAGGAGTTGTGTTTATTGACTTGCGTGATAGAAGTGGTTTGGTGCAGCTTGTGTTTGATCCAAAAGATTGCCAAGAGGCACATAAAATTGCAAGTGAAGTGCGTGATGAATATGTCTTAATTGCAAAAGGAAAGGTGCGCAGAAGGGGAGAAGGGCTAGAAAATCCTAAGCTTAAAACAGGCAAAATTGAAGTGCTCGTGGAATCTTTGGTAGTGGAAAATAAAAGCTTAACGCCACCTATTGCTGTGGGCGATGAGAGCGTGGGTGAAGATGTGCGTTTAAAATATCGCTATTTAGATTTAAGAAATCCTAGATTACAAGAAATTTTTATCACACGCTCCAAAGTAACACAAGCTACGCGCAATACGCTTAGCGATTTAGGATTCTTAGAAGTTGAAACTCCAATTTTAACAAAAGCCACGCCAGAAGGTGCAAGGGATTATTTGGTGCCTAGTCGTGTGCATCACGGGGAGTTTTACGCATTGCCACAATCTCCGCAACTCTTTAAGCAACTTTTGATGGTGAGTGGATTTGATCGGTATTTTCAAATCGCAAAGTGCTTTAGAGATGAGGATTTGCGCCTAGATAGACAGCCGGAATTTACACAAATTGACTTAGAAATGAGTTTTTGTAATGCTGATGATGTAATGGGTGTGGCAGAGGCAGTTTTAAAATCTATTTTTAATGCGTGTGGGATTACGATTGCTACGCCATTTGAGCGTTATTCTTATAAAGAAGTTATGGAATCTTATGGAAGTGATAAGCCAGATTTACGCTTTGATTTACCTTTTGTTGAAGTGGGGGATTTATTTGTGGATTCTAGCAATGATATTTTTGCCTCCATTGCAAAAGATCCTAAAAAGAATCGCTTTAAAGCCCTTTGTGTAAAAGGTGGCGATACATTCTTTAGTCGCAAAACTTTAGGCGAGGCAGAAGAGTTTGTGAGAAAATTTGGTGCAAAAGGTTTGGCTTATATTCAAATTAAAGAAGAAGGCGCAAAAGGTCCGCTTGTAAAATTTATAAGTGAAGCAAACTTAAAAATTTTGCTTGAGCGCGCGGGAGCAAGTGTTGGAGATATTATTTTCTTTGGAGCGGGTGAGAAAAAGATTGTGTGGGATTATATGGGAAGATTGCGTCAAAAAATCGCACAAGATATGGATTTGATTGATAAAAATGCGTATAAATTCTTGTGGGTTGTAGATTTTCCTATGTTTGAACGCAATGATGATGGAAGCATTTCAGCGCTTCACCACCCTTTCACAATGCCTAGCAATTTAGAAGTAGAGGATTTAGAGGAGATTAACTCTGTGGCATATGATGTGGTTTTAAATGGTTTTGAAATTGGCGGAGGAAGCATTAGAATCCATAAGCAAGAGATTCAAAGTCGCGTGTTTGATTTGTTAGGAATTTCAAAAGAAGAAGCACAGGATAAATTTAGCTTTCTTTTAGAAGCCTTGCAATTTGGCGCTCCACCACACGGCGGTTTAGCCTTTGGATTGGATAGAATTATAATGCTTTTGTGTAAAGCGCATTCAATCCGTGATGTGATTGCATTCCCTAAAACACAAAAGGCAACTTGTCCTTTAACAGATGCGCCAAGTGTGGCAAATGAAGAGCAATTAAGGGAGTTGCATATAAGAGTTAGAGAAACTAAAAGGTAA
- a CDS encoding YebC/PmpR family DNA-binding transcriptional regulator yields MGRAFEYRRASKEKRWDKMSKLFPKLGKAISIAVKEGGSGDPDMNSKLRTAILAAKAQNMPKDNIEAAIKRALGKDGIQITEVNYEIKAPHGALFFVECATDNTTRTVANLKSYANKLGGQMLTNNSLEFMFSRKAHFEISKEGIADLEELELNLIDAGLDSMEVEEDIIHIYGDYTSFGTLANALETMQASVKKAALERIATNPVEFSEEQLVDIEKLLDKIEDDDDVQAVFTNIA; encoded by the coding sequence ATGGGAAGAGCGTTTGAATACCGCAGAGCAAGCAAAGAAAAGCGATGGGATAAGATGTCTAAACTTTTTCCAAAACTAGGCAAGGCAATTAGCATTGCTGTTAAAGAAGGGGGAAGCGGTGATCCTGATATGAATTCTAAGCTTAGAACCGCAATCCTTGCTGCTAAGGCGCAAAATATGCCAAAAGACAATATTGAAGCAGCGATTAAACGCGCACTAGGAAAAGATGGAATCCAAATCACAGAAGTTAATTACGAGATTAAAGCACCGCATGGTGCGCTGTTTTTTGTAGAATGCGCCACAGATAACACAACAAGGACGGTTGCAAACCTAAAGAGTTATGCCAACAAACTTGGCGGACAAATGCTAACAAATAACTCTTTAGAATTTATGTTTTCGCGCAAGGCACATTTTGAGATTAGCAAAGAAGGGATTGCGGATTTAGAAGAGCTAGAGCTAAATCTCATTGATGCAGGATTAGATTCTATGGAAGTAGAAGAGGATATTATCCATATTTATGGGGATTACACAAGTTTTGGAACTTTAGCAAACGCACTAGAAACAATGCAAGCTAGCGTTAAAAAGGCAGCATTAGAGCGTATTGCAACAAATCCTGTGGAGTTTAGCGAAGAACAACTTGTGGATATTGAAAAATTACTTGATAAAATTGAAGATGATGATGATGTGCAGGCGGTTTTTACAAATATTGCGTAA